The DNA sequence ATCTTCAAAAGACATTTGGTTGCTAGAAATCGATAATGCTACGTTAGACTATTTATCGTTATATTTCCCAGAAACAGCTTATGAAAATGCCTATGTAAGTGAAACAGGTGATTTACTTCCTTTTGACAATAGAGAAGTAAACCATCGTAATTTCGTTTATCGATTACAATTAGAAGAAAATAATATTACAACATTATATTTAAGGTTTGAATCTGAAGGTGCGATGCAACTTCCAATAACTCTTTGGCATCAAGATGCTTTTATTGAAAAAAGCCAACTTGAATATGCTTTATTAGGTATATTTTTCGGCATATTATCTATTATGGCATTATATAATCTATTTTTATTTTTTTCTTTAAGACATTGGAGCTATTTATTTTACGTTTTATTTATTGCCTCGAACATTTTTATACACTTGTCCTTTACTGGTACGGCATATCAGTACATTTGGCCAGAACAAAGTTGGTGGAATAACCGTGCCATCGTGTTATTTATGCTAATCTCAAATATATTCGGGTATTTGTTTGCAAAAAGCTTTTTAGAAATGAGAAAGGTGATACCAGGATTAAATAGTATATTTAATTATTTGATTTTCTGCAATTTTGTCATTATATTCCTACTTTTTTACTCCTATAGTTTAGCATTAAACCTTGTTGTAATAAGCTCAGGAGTAACAGTTTTATTAATGATTTGGGCCGGTATTTCCTGTTATCGTAAAGGGTATCAACCTGCAAAGTATTTTCTTTTAGCTTGGCACATTTCTTTTATAGGGACTATTATTTCATTGCTAGCAGATGCTGGGTTTCTTCCAATTTATTTCGTTACGAAATATGCATGGCAAATTACAGCTTCTATTGAATTTTTACTTTTTTCATTTGCTTTAGCCGATAAAATAAACATGATGAAAAAAGAGAAGGAACAAGCTGAGCAAGAGGTAATAAAAAGTAATTTAAGAGCGTTAGAAAATTTAAAGAAAACAGATAAATTAAAGGATGAATTTTTAGCAATGACGTCCCATGAGCTAAGGACGCCGCTTCATGGCATGATCGGTATTGCGGAAACGATGTATGATGGAGCTACAGGGAAAATGACGCAGTCGATGAAAAAACACTTGAGTATGATTATATCTAGTGGTAAAAGGCTGTCACATTTAATTAACGATATTTTAGACTTCTCTATATTGAAAAATGACGCTATGAATCTTCATTTGAAGAAGGTTCACTTAAAGGAGCTTGTTGATGTTGTTATTATCATGAGTCAATCTTTACTTAACGAGAAAAATATAAGAATAATAAATGAAATAGATACTAATATACGGCCTGTGTTAGGGGATGAAAATAGGCTACAGCAAGTATTTTTTAATTTAATAGGAAACGCCATTAAATACACAGAACGCGGGACAGTTGTCATAAGTGCGGAAGAAGATGGAAAAATGCTTCAAGTTCATATAACAGATTCAGGAATTGGAATTTCTGCCGATCAAATAGATACGATATTTGATGCCTTTAATAGAGGGGGAAATAACTCAGAAGAGCAGAGTGGAACAGGGTTAGGTTTGAATATTACAAAAAAGCTAATAGAAGCACACGGTGGAAATATATCCGTTGTATCACAGGAAGGAAAAGGTTCTACTTTTTCTTTTTTAATACCTCTATTTCAAGAGGTTGGTTTTAAAGAGGCTAAAGAAGAAGTAAGTGCAACTCTGTTCTCAGAGCAACATTCTAAGTATAGTCACCATATCGATGACGAAACGTTAATGATTGATAATAAAGGAAAGAATATAAAAATATTAATTGCTGATGACGAACGAGTAAATCTCCAGCTATTGTCAAACCATTTATCATTACAAGGGTATTACGTCGATACTGCTAAGGACGGAGATGAGGTATTACACAAAGTGGAAAGTGGTAATTATCACTTACTCATATTAGATATGATGATGCCAAGAAAGTCTGGATATGAAGTTTGTCAGCAATTAAGGAAGAGATTTTCTTTACTAGAGCTACCTGTTTTAATTCTTACAGCTAAAAATCAAGAATATGATAAGGTAACAGCATTTGATTCCGGTGCAAATGACTATATCGTAAAACCTTGTGAAAAAAGAGAGCTTCTTTCAAGGACAAAAACATTAATAGAATTGAGTCTCGCAGTTCGAAAAATAAAAGAGCAAATGAGAGAACTTGATGATGTTAATCAGAGGCTACTACAAATAAACGACGAACTAGAAGGGAAAGTGAGAGAGAGAACTGTTGCCTTAAAAGAGGTAAATGATGAATTGCTGAAAGCGAATGAGGATTTAATTAAATTACAAAACGCTAGGACGCATATGCTATCAAATATTTCACATGAATTTGGCACACCTGTCACTTTTCTACAGAGCTATATTCAGTCAGTGAGAGCCGGAATTATTGAAGCGAATGACGCACACTACTTAAAATCTGTCGAGAATAAGGTAAATATGTTAAATAGATTAATTGAAGATTTATATGATATCTCTAAGCTTGAGTCAGGTGATATCACACTAATGACAAAGGAACGCAATTTACATGAATGGATAAATCAAATGTACGATAAATTTGAAACGGATGTGACAAGGCGGAAAATTACACTCCATAAACCAGTTTTTACAGGTAATGAGGAGCAAGATATACGAATTGACATTGATAATGACCGTATGGATCAAGTTTTTACTAACATCATTTATAATGCGATTAAGCATACAAATGAAGGCGGCGATATTTGGATTAATGTTGTGGTGAAGGATAGGCAAGAGGTTATGATAGAAATTAAGGATAATGGACATGGAATAAAAGAAAGTGACTTACCATTTGTATTTGAGAGATTTTTTAAAGGAGAAAAAGTGATAAATGGAAAGATTGGAACAGGACTAGGGCTAGCAATATCAAAAGAAATTATTCATCACCATAATGGAGAAATATCAGTTAAAAGTACAGAGGGAAATGGCGCAATCTTTTGTATCTCGTTACCTATCGTAGACTAATTGATTTATGGAGGTTGTTAAGAATGAAAGAAAAAGTGTTAATCATTGAGGATGACGAAGATATTAGAGAATTGACTGCATTATACTTAAAAAAGCATTCGTATGAAGTTTTTACTGCGAAAGACGGCTATGAGGGAATTAATATCGTACAAAATAATAATCCCCATCTAGTTTTATTAGACATACTTTTACCCGGAATGAAAGGGTATGAGATTTGTCAAAAAATTAGAATGCTTTCAGAAGCACCCATTATATTTTTAAGTTGTAAAAGGGATATAAGAGATAAAGTAAAGGGATTAGATGCGGGCGCTGATGATTATTTAACGAAGCCGTTTGATTTTACGGAGCTTGAAGCAAGAATAAAAGCAAATTTACGACGTAGTAAAATGAATGCAAATCGCAATGAACCAAAGCGTGTTTTTTCATGTGGAAATCTAGAAATAGATTTAGATAGTTATGATGTTTTCAATAAAGGGAATAAAGTTTCGTTATACACAAAGGAGCTACAACTTTTAATGCTACTAGTTGAAAACAAAAATCATGTGTTTAGTGCTGAAAAAATCTATGATCAAATTTGGGGCATTGATCATTGTGGCGATTTAAAAACCGTCATGGTACATATTAGTAACTTACGTCGTAAAATCGAGGAAAATCCATCAAAGCCAAAATTAATTAAAACGGTGAGAGGTTTCGGGTATAAATTCAGTACTGCTGACGAGGACATTAAAGGATAGCTTGTGGAAATTTGTAATTAATTGTAGATAAAAACATACAAAATTTTAACTCCATTTTAACCTTTTTTATTTATAGTGATAGATAATAAGAACTATAAAACACTGTGGGGGTGTTCATAATAGTTTGGCATCGGATTTATAATCTGATAAATCAGAAAAATAGGGTGAAAAGTTTTGAGTCTTTTGTTGCAGGTAAACTAAAAACTCCTACCAGATAAAGGCAAATCTATTGAAAAGTAGAGGCGCAAAACTACGGATCTAAGGGCTAAATGTTTAATGTCTATGATAGCCGGGTTACCTAGTAGGCAAGATTATCGGAAAGGGGTTTGATGTTTTTGGGGAACATGAAGATGGTGGCAGTAGATGAGGAGTGGAAAGGTTTATTGAAGGAAGCGAGAGATTTGGGGTTAACGCCAAAAGATATTAGAATATTTTTGGCGAAAAAAAGCTATGAAAAAAAAGTACATAGTTGAAAATAATCATTCCTACTATGTAATCGGTCGTTTCAGGCATTAATATTGTTTATAATATGTATTTTATATGATGTGTAAGAGGGGACTCAAAGGTTGATTTTACCTTTAAGTCCCCTCATTTTTTCATGAGTATTTAAGTTTTTTTTGTAAAGCTAGCAACAATGGCATCGAGTTCTTCCATCATATCTTTTAATTGTGTAGTCGTGTCGGTAAAATTCTCATACGTTGCTAATTGTTCTTCAGCTGTAGCAGACATATTCTCCGAACTCGCTTTATATTCTTCTGAAACATCTGTCATTTCATTGATGGATGCTTTTAGCGTTTCTACTTTCTCTACTATTGATTGACACATTTTAAAGGAAGCGCCTATATCATGGTGGACGACTTCCGTTTGAGCAACGATTTTTTCAAAGACCTCACCTGTAGATGATAATTGGTCTGCACCTTCCATTACTTGTTGCGTCGTTTCGGACATAACGATACTAATCTCTTGCGTTTCCTTTAATAAATCTTCTATAATGCTCGCAACATGGTGAGCATAATGACCAGATTGATCGGCTAACTTTCTAACTTCATCTGCAACTACAGCAAAGCCTCTTCCTGATTCACCAGCTCGGGCAGCTTCGATAGCTGCATTGAGAGCTAATAGATTTGTTTGCTCTGCAATGTCAGACATATAAGTGACCGATTGCTGAATTTTGGAAGAACGCTCTTGTAGTCGATCGACAACTTCGTTCATTTGTTGTACTGCATTTGAAATGTCCTTCATTTGGCCCTCCGTATTTATCATACTTTTTGATCCAGATTGTGCAAGTGATCGCGTGCTACTTGAAGAGTCCTTTGAACGTCTCATTTGTTCCCTAATAAGTTGTATATCAGAAGAAACGTCCTCTATTGAGTTATAGCTAACTCTAGCAACTTGCAGTTGCTCTGTAGCCCCTTCGGTAATGGTATGAATTGAATTTGTTATTTCACCAGTAGCAGCAACTGATTCCTTTACACCTAAGTTTAGTTGTTCAATGCTTTGTAAAACGTCCTTTGATGTACTTGTTAATTTAGTCGTAACCTTCTCTAAAACATCTCTTTGCTCTTCTTCCTTTTTCGTTAATTCTTTTACATATTGATTTCTAATATTAATTTGGATGATAAGAACACTACTTGTAAATATTAAAAATACAGCATGAATGAGCAAAAGACTAAAAGGATAATCAGCTGTGCCGGTAATCAACTCAGGTGCAACAAGGTATCCGCCAAAGTGCTGAATAGCAAAAATAATAGTACTGAAAATAATTAAACGAATGCTTTCGTAGTATGCTAACACAGCTAACACCATAAAAATCGAGAAATGGTATTCAACTAAACCATCACCACCAGCAATAAGTGATATGCTACTCAATGTTAATGAGAGCATAATGAATAACGAAATTTGCTGATGCTCTTTATTCTTATAATATAAAATTACGCTAGTTAATAAGAAAATAAAAGGAATAACTACTAAAATATTTAAAGGAATAGAAAAACTATGTGATGAATGATTGTGGTGAGACAAGAAATACCCTTCTAAAAAGTGGAAATGACGGTGTAATACATGAACAGCAATGGAAAGAAAAAAGATAAAGGCCGTAATGTAAAGCATTATCAGATGCTTTCTTTTTTTCATATTAGAATCCTCCTGATGAAAAGTGATAGTAAAACTAGTTGTAAACGCTATTTTTATTATAGTTGCTGCAGTAATATGAGACAACTATTTTGTCGAATTATGTAGATTTTTAGGCGAGTGCAAAGGTTATCGAAGAGCGTTACATTTGAATTGAATAATTTCATTATTATATAATATTATTACTTACTTTTTTATAGTAAGATGATTGGAGAAAATGGAGGCGGCTAATCAAATGTCAATGAAACATGTGTTTAAAAAAGGAGAAGCTGGTAATCAGAACACTTTGTTACTATTACATGGTACTGGCGGAGATGAACATGATTTGATACCAATTTCGGAAATGATTGACCCTGGTGCTGCTGTATTAAGTGTAAGGGGTAATGTCGATGAGAACGGCATGAATCGTTTTTTTCGAAGACTTGCAGAAGGAGTATTCGATGAAGAAGATTTAATAAACCGAACGAAGGAATTAAAAGATTTCGTTGATCAAGCAGCAGAGCAGTATGAATTTGAGCGTAAACACGTCGTTGCTGTAGGATATTCCAACGGAGCAAATATCGCTGGAAGCCTGCTTTATCATTATGAAAAATCGTTAAAGGGAGCGGCACTATTGCATCCGATGGTTCCGCGTCGTGGTATTGACATTCCTTCGCTACAAGGAATTTCTGTCTTTATTGGGGCTGGTGCAAATGACCCTATTTGTCCACCAGAAGAAACAAAGGAGCTAGATAAGACTCTTTCTGAAGCGGGAGCAGCAGTAGACGTGTTTTGGGCAAATCAAGGACATCAGCTGACGAGAGAAGAGATAGATCAAGTGAAAGCATGGTATGAAAAAAATATGTAGGGAGTGTTTCCTTCTATGGTAAGTATAAACCCACATTCCTTAAGTAAAAAAGAGAACTATAGTATGTTAACAAGCGCTATTTTACCTAGACCTATTGCTTTTGTGACATCTATATCAACTGAAGGCGTAGTTAACGCAGCACCATTTAGTTTTTTTAATGTCGTTTCATCTGAGCCACCACTAATATCATTATCGATTGGCCGGAAAAATGGAATAATGAAGGACACATCCCGAAACATTTTGGATGGGAAAGAGTTTGTTGTACATGTTACCGATGAAGAAAACGTAGAAGCTGCAAATCAAGCTGCTGCAAACCTGCCTCCCGATGAAAGCGAAGTGAAGAGGGGAGGACTTTCCCTTATCGATAGTATTCGAGTAAAGACACCAGGGTTAAAGGAAGCAGCTGTGAGAATGGAATGTATGCTCGAAAAGCATCTTGTCTTTCAAGAAGATACTACGATAACCGATTTCATTATTGGCAGAGTAGTCCAATATCATATAGCTGACTCGGTGTATAAAGAAGGAAAAATAGATGTGAAAAAACTGAAGCCCGTTGCTCGGCTAGGTGGAAAAGATTATACGAAGCTAGGTGATCTTTTCTCCTTAGAAAGGCCATGATTAAAGTTGAAAATGGCCCCTTATTATTTTATTAAAGGAGGGACTGAAAAAGTTATTCTGTTCTTTTTCAGTCCCTCTTTTTGATGGAGAATGAGGGGCTGTTTTCTTTTTATGGCATGATTATACAGCCAGGAAGTCAGCATGGGGAAGGAATGGCTAGCCATTAAAGGCTATCAGGCCCGCTACTCGATGTAAAGTTGTAGTATACATGAAAAATCAAAAATGTACATGCTAAACCGAGCGTTTTTGTACTTCTTTTAATTGTCATTTGTACTTCACATGAAATACGAACGAGGCAAGGATGTGTTTAATAACCAATTTAGAAATAGGTCCGATGGAATGTATATGAGTATGGCCACACGTACTTTGTGGAAGTTTGACTAAAAGTAGATAAACGTTATATAAAATCCCGTCGTGAGAGTGAGTCTAGTCTGAGTGGATATAAAACACGAAATAAAATCTCGTTGTGATGGTGAGTCTAGTCTGAGTGGATATAAAACACGAAATAAAATCTCGTTGTGATGGTGAGTCTAGTCTGAGTGGATATAAAACACGAAATAAAATCTCGTTGTGATGGTGAGTCTAGTCTGAGTGGATATAAAACACGAAATAAAATCTCGTTGTGATGGTGAGTCTAGTCTGAGTGGATATAAAACACGAAATAAAATCCCGTCGTGATGATGAGTCTAGTCTGAGTGGATATAAAACACGAAATAAAATCTCGTCGTGAGAGTGAGCATAGTCTGAGTGGATATAAAACACGAAATAAAATCCCGTCGTGAGAGTGAGCATAGTCTGAGTGGATATAAAACACGAAATAAAATCCCGTCGTGAGAGTGAGCATAGTCTGACGGGACATAAACCATGATTTAATACCCCATCACGAAAGTAAGCCACACTAAAATGTAAAGAAAACATGATATCTAGTTCCTTCACATGAACGCCAATAAATGTAGAAAAAGGTAGTATGGCGGCATGCCATCTACCCTTCAATCAATTTTTTAAGCCAAGGTTTGCCATTGCATAGCAAATCCCTTTCCTCTACAGAAATCGCTTTACATAGCCAACCCCTTTATTCTGAAAAAATCCCTACTAGATAGGCAATCCCTTTATACGCTTAAGGTTGGCATGCTGCATAGAGAATCCGATTCAGAACTCAATATACGTCAAAAGCAAGCTACAATTAACTCATTAAAATACTTTCGTTGTCCAGTTTTCACCGTTCCAAATGTCTGTTACAACCTCTTGGTAAAACTCTGGCTCATGGCTAATTAAAAGGATACTTCCAGAATAAGCTTTTAATGCCCGCTTTAGCTCTTCTTTTGCATCAACATCAAGGTGATTAGTAGGCTCATCGAGAACGAGTACATTTGTTTCATTATTAATAAGCTTACAGAGTCTCACTTTAGCTTTTTCACCACCACTTAAAACAGCTACTTTACTTTCAATATGCTTCGTTGTGAGACCGCATTTCGCTAATGCAGCGCGCACTTCCGCTTGATTTAAACTAGGAAATTCATTCCACACTTCTTCAATACATGTGTTTTGGTTATCTACTTTAATTTCTTGCTCGAAATAACCAATTTCTAAAAATTCACCGCGCTCGACATTCCCGCTTATCGGTTTAATTTCGCCTAATAAGCTTCTTAAGAGGGTAGTCTTTCCAATTCCGTTTGCACCCACTAAAGCAATTTTTTGTCCTCTTTCCATGCGCAAGTTCAACGGCTTTGATAACGGTTCATCATACCCGATGACTAAGTCTTTTGCTTCGAAGATGGTCTTACTAGGAGTACGAGCCATTTTAAAGTGAAACTCTGGCTTTGGTTTCTCTTTTGCGAGCTCGATGACATCCATTTTATCGAGCTTTTTTTGTCGTGACATAGCCATGTTACGTGTAGCTACACGCGCTTTATTACGAGCAACAAAATCTTTTAACTCAGAAATTTCCTGCTGCTGCTTTTTATAAGCTGATTCTAGCTGTTGTTTCTTAACTTCGTATACGTGTTGAAAATGATCATAGTCACCGACATAACGATTAAGCTCTTGGTTTTCCATATGATAAATTAAGTTAATGACACTATTTAAAAATGGAATGTCATGCGAAATTAAAATAAATGCATTTTCATAATCTTGTAAGTAACGCTTTAGCCACTCGATGTGTTGCTCATCTAAATAGTTAGTAGGCTCATCCAATAATAATATATCTGGCTTTTCTAAAAGGAGCTTTGCTAATAATATTTTCGTACGTTGCCCACCACTTAAATCGTTAACATCACGGTCTAAACCAATTTCGTCTAA is a window from the Evansella cellulosilytica DSM 2522 genome containing:
- a CDS encoding alpha/beta hydrolase, which codes for MKHVFKKGEAGNQNTLLLLHGTGGDEHDLIPISEMIDPGAAVLSVRGNVDENGMNRFFRRLAEGVFDEEDLINRTKELKDFVDQAAEQYEFERKHVVAVGYSNGANIAGSLLYHYEKSLKGAALLHPMVPRRGIDIPSLQGISVFIGAGANDPICPPEETKELDKTLSEAGAAVDVFWANQGHQLTREEIDQVKAWYEKNM
- a CDS encoding ATP-binding protein; translated protein: MRRNILVSLISFITCLLLFSVIVQASSDENENVVSLFDNTKRIQLEEHISIFADINNAYTIDDIRSSSFEGTFELNQESIPNYGYTDTVYWVKVHLRNQSSKDIWLLEIDNATLDYLSLYFPETAYENAYVSETGDLLPFDNREVNHRNFVYRLQLEENNITTLYLRFESEGAMQLPITLWHQDAFIEKSQLEYALLGIFFGILSIMALYNLFLFFSLRHWSYLFYVLFIASNIFIHLSFTGTAYQYIWPEQSWWNNRAIVLFMLISNIFGYLFAKSFLEMRKVIPGLNSIFNYLIFCNFVIIFLLFYSYSLALNLVVISSGVTVLLMIWAGISCYRKGYQPAKYFLLAWHISFIGTIISLLADAGFLPIYFVTKYAWQITASIEFLLFSFALADKINMMKKEKEQAEQEVIKSNLRALENLKKTDKLKDEFLAMTSHELRTPLHGMIGIAETMYDGATGKMTQSMKKHLSMIISSGKRLSHLINDILDFSILKNDAMNLHLKKVHLKELVDVVIIMSQSLLNEKNIRIINEIDTNIRPVLGDENRLQQVFFNLIGNAIKYTERGTVVISAEEDGKMLQVHITDSGIGISADQIDTIFDAFNRGGNNSEEQSGTGLGLNITKKLIEAHGGNISVVSQEGKGSTFSFLIPLFQEVGFKEAKEEVSATLFSEQHSKYSHHIDDETLMIDNKGKNIKILIADDERVNLQLLSNHLSLQGYYVDTAKDGDEVLHKVESGNYHLLILDMMMPRKSGYEVCQQLRKRFSLLELPVLILTAKNQEYDKVTAFDSGANDYIVKPCEKRELLSRTKTLIELSLAVRKIKEQMRELDDVNQRLLQINDELEGKVRERTVALKEVNDELLKANEDLIKLQNARTHMLSNISHEFGTPVTFLQSYIQSVRAGIIEANDAHYLKSVENKVNMLNRLIEDLYDISKLESGDITLMTKERNLHEWINQMYDKFETDVTRRKITLHKPVFTGNEEQDIRIDIDNDRMDQVFTNIIYNAIKHTNEGGDIWINVVVKDRQEVMIEIKDNGHGIKESDLPFVFERFFKGEKVINGKIGTGLGLAISKEIIHHHNGEISVKSTEGNGAIFCISLPIVD
- a CDS encoding anti-repressor SinI family protein, producing the protein MKMVAVDEEWKGLLKEARDLGLTPKDIRIFLAKKSYEKKVHS
- a CDS encoding response regulator transcription factor, with protein sequence MKEKVLIIEDDEDIRELTALYLKKHSYEVFTAKDGYEGINIVQNNNPHLVLLDILLPGMKGYEICQKIRMLSEAPIIFLSCKRDIRDKVKGLDAGADDYLTKPFDFTELEARIKANLRRSKMNANRNEPKRVFSCGNLEIDLDSYDVFNKGNKVSLYTKELQLLMLLVENKNHVFSAEKIYDQIWGIDHCGDLKTVMVHISNLRRKIEENPSKPKLIKTVRGFGYKFSTADEDIKG
- a CDS encoding flavin reductase family protein, with the translated sequence MVSINPHSLSKKENYSMLTSAILPRPIAFVTSISTEGVVNAAPFSFFNVVSSEPPLISLSIGRKNGIMKDTSRNILDGKEFVVHVTDEENVEAANQAAANLPPDESEVKRGGLSLIDSIRVKTPGLKEAAVRMECMLEKHLVFQEDTTITDFIIGRVVQYHIADSVYKEGKIDVKKLKPVARLGGKDYTKLGDLFSLERP
- a CDS encoding methyl-accepting chemotaxis protein is translated as MKKRKHLIMLYITAFIFFLSIAVHVLHRHFHFLEGYFLSHHNHSSHSFSIPLNILVVIPFIFLLTSVILYYKNKEHQQISLFIMLSLTLSSISLIAGGDGLVEYHFSIFMVLAVLAYYESIRLIIFSTIIFAIQHFGGYLVAPELITGTADYPFSLLLIHAVFLIFTSSVLIIQINIRNQYVKELTKKEEEQRDVLEKVTTKLTSTSKDVLQSIEQLNLGVKESVAATGEITNSIHTITEGATEQLQVARVSYNSIEDVSSDIQLIREQMRRSKDSSSSTRSLAQSGSKSMINTEGQMKDISNAVQQMNEVVDRLQERSSKIQQSVTYMSDIAEQTNLLALNAAIEAARAGESGRGFAVVADEVRKLADQSGHYAHHVASIIEDLLKETQEISIVMSETTQQVMEGADQLSSTGEVFEKIVAQTEVVHHDIGASFKMCQSIVEKVETLKASINEMTDVSEEYKASSENMSATAEEQLATYENFTDTTTQLKDMMEELDAIVASFTKKT
- a CDS encoding ABC-F family ATP-binding cassette domain-containing protein, whose protein sequence is MSILTVKNLSHGFGDRAIFNNVSFRLLKGEHIGLIGANGEGKSTFMNIITRQLDPDDGKIEWAKNVRVGFLDQHTVLEKGKTIRDVLKDAFKYLYDMEADMNAMYEKMGDVDPDEMTKLLEEVGTIQDMLTNNDFYTIDAKVEEIARGLGLDEIGLDRDVNDLSGGQRTKILLAKLLLEKPDILLLDEPTNYLDEQHIEWLKRYLQDYENAFILISHDIPFLNSVINLIYHMENQELNRYVGDYDHFQHVYEVKKQQLESAYKKQQQEISELKDFVARNKARVATRNMAMSRQKKLDKMDVIELAKEKPKPEFHFKMARTPSKTIFEAKDLVIGYDEPLSKPLNLRMERGQKIALVGANGIGKTTLLRSLLGEIKPISGNVERGEFLEIGYFEQEIKVDNQNTCIEEVWNEFPSLNQAEVRAALAKCGLTTKHIESKVAVLSGGEKAKVRLCKLINNETNVLVLDEPTNHLDVDAKEELKRALKAYSGSILLISHEPEFYQEVVTDIWNGENWTTKVF